From Aquificota bacterium, one genomic window encodes:
- a CDS encoding nucleoside deaminase: MEEAKKAFQKGEVPVGCVVVKEGQVVAKAHNRVQELKDPTAHAEMLAIREATKALDSKYLYGCEVYVSLEPCPMCAYALVLSRVEKVIFFAPDEKYGAVMSRFNLLDEECFNHRVRWEYFPVEEASLLIKEFFKGLR, encoded by the coding sequence ATGGAAGAGGCAAAAAAGGCCTTTCAAAAGGGGGAGGTGCCAGTAGGGTGCGTTGTTGTAAAAGAGGGGCAAGTGGTTGCAAAGGCGCACAATAGAGTACAAGAACTAAAGGACCCTACAGCTCATGCGGAGATGCTTGCCATAAGAGAGGCCACGAAAGCTCTTGATAGTAAATACCTCTATGGTTGTGAGGTCTATGTTAGTCTGGAGCCATGCCCCATGTGTGCTTATGCCTTGGTGCTTTCAAGGGTAGAGAAAGTAATCTTTTTTGCCCCTGATGAAAAATATGGTGCGGTTATGAGTAGGTTTAACCTATTGGATGAGGAGTGCTTTAACCACAGGGTAAGGTGGGAGTACTTTCCGGTGGAAGAAGCAAGCCTTTTAATAAAGGAGTTTTTCAAGGGCTTGCGATAG
- the asd gene encoding aspartate-semialdehyde dehydrogenase gives MGYRVAIVGATGEVGRAFLKVLEERNFPVDELYLFASERSEGIELTFKGERIKVQALNKASSFSGIDIALFSAGSSISKEYAPKFASDGAVVIDNSSAWRLDPEVPLVVPEVNPEDVKEHKGIIANPNCSTIQMLVALKPIYDAVGISHIVVSTYQSVSGAGAKAIRELEEQVKAWCEGKEMPEAKNLPKRIAFNVIPQIDVFTENGYTKEEMKMLNETRKMLHDPEIRVSATCVRVPVFYGHSEAISVKLKGELSPEEAREILKKAKGVVVVDDPEERAYPIAIEVAGKDEVFVGRIRRDLAFEPGLSMWVVADNIRKGAATNAVQIAELLHQYALV, from the coding sequence ATGGGATACAGGGTAGCAATAGTAGGCGCCACTGGAGAAGTGGGAAGAGCCTTTCTCAAAGTATTGGAAGAGAGGAACTTCCCCGTGGATGAGCTTTATCTCTTTGCCTCAGAAAGGTCAGAAGGCATTGAACTAACCTTTAAGGGAGAGAGGATAAAAGTCCAAGCTCTAAACAAGGCCAGTAGCTTTTCTGGTATAGATATAGCCCTCTTTTCCGCAGGTTCTTCCATCAGCAAAGAATATGCTCCCAAGTTTGCCTCCGATGGTGCAGTGGTAATAGATAACTCTTCCGCCTGGAGGCTTGACCCAGAGGTGCCCCTTGTGGTACCAGAGGTAAACCCGGAGGATGTAAAAGAACATAAGGGCATAATAGCTAATCCCAACTGCTCCACCATACAGATGCTTGTGGCTCTAAAGCCCATATACGATGCGGTGGGCATATCCCACATAGTAGTTTCCACCTATCAGTCCGTTTCTGGTGCAGGTGCAAAGGCCATAAGGGAACTTGAAGAACAGGTAAAAGCCTGGTGTGAAGGGAAAGAGATGCCGGAGGCCAAAAATCTACCAAAAAGGATAGCCTTTAACGTCATACCACAGATAGATGTTTTCACAGAAAACGGCTACACAAAGGAAGAGATGAAGATGCTAAATGAGACAAGAAAGATGCTTCACGACCCAGAGATAAGGGTCTCTGCCACATGCGTGAGGGTACCAGTTTTTTATGGACATTCGGAGGCCATAAGCGTAAAGCTGAAGGGAGAGTTATCTCCGGAGGAGGCAAGGGAGATTCTAAAGAAGGCAAAGGGTGTGGTTGTGGTAGATGATCCAGAAGAAAGGGCATACCCCATTGCCATAGAGGTGGCAGGAAAGGATGAGGTTTTTGTGGGAAGGATAAGAAGGGACCTTGCCTTTGAACCCGGGCTTTCCATGTGGGTGGTGGCGGACAACATACGCAAGGGCGCAGCCACTAACGCAGTACAGATAGCAGAGCTTCTACATCAATACGCCTTGGTTTAA
- a CDS encoding M67 family metallopeptidase: MLRIKESALRKIIEQAERDYPYETCGLLLGRVEGPLRTVFGAFETPNANPDRKHDRYEIAPEDYLKAEKKAKEFGLEIVGVYHSHPDHPDRPSQFDQDRAFEGWSYIILSVSKGKVVSYRSWELIDGKFVEEEILIFGR; this comes from the coding sequence ATGCTTAGAATAAAAGAATCTGCACTCAGAAAAATAATAGAACAAGCCGAAAGGGATTATCCTTATGAAACCTGCGGGCTACTTTTGGGAAGGGTGGAAGGGCCTCTTAGGACTGTTTTTGGAGCCTTTGAAACACCAAACGCAAACCCAGACAGGAAGCACGACAGGTATGAGATAGCTCCAGAGGACTATTTAAAGGCTGAAAAGAAGGCAAAGGAGTTTGGCCTTGAAATAGTGGGTGTATACCACTCCCATCCAGACCATCCCGATAGGCCTTCCCAGTTTGACCAAGATAGAGCTTTTGAAGGCTGGTCCTACATAATACTTTCTGTAAGCAAGGGTAAGGTGGTATCTTACAGAAGCTGGGAGCTAATTGATGGCAAGTTTGTAGAAGAAGAGATTTTAATATTTGGAAGGTGA